In one Chelmon rostratus isolate fCheRos1 chromosome 7, fCheRos1.pri, whole genome shotgun sequence genomic region, the following are encoded:
- the esamb gene encoding endothelial cell-selective adhesion molecule produces MMMMVAVVVVAVTAALLGEVTVCPIISRPAELSRELETQVDNDCWDQLIQVQLSGSGDWAPCDTQKVEIPRGEMEVVKGQMVVLHAWYSPSSDISKNSVTWLFVGNETKPVINFSSGEVGHGQNEFTKRVGFSVAMPSANLSIYINNTQESDSGHYVCNVLIPGAPGIIGEMRLNVKVCTMTGNPVVKGNVTLSCKSSHGKPVPQYKWTKAAPMSEVFFSPMQNERHGTLRLSNLTKSMSGKYICRASNTAGSDSCSINLEVITSSNAGMIAAATLGSIVGLVAMALFLIFILRRRRDTEEEIANEIKEDAQAPKRVSWAKSNTGSDIVSKNGTLSSIATSPRPRDPHQPNFHYPYSPTSASDSSVINAYQLRPGEANTLQGLPGYNIGGTPSRKHKRPHSANGGPPQVLRSPAVAVPNRTAGAQPQVPPPLTVSPQMSSSTLTRMGAVAVMVPAQSQAGSLV; encoded by the exons atgatgatgatggtggcggtggtggtggtggcagtgaCAGCAGCGTTGCTGGGTGAAGTGACCGTGTGTCCCATCATATCACGTCCAGCTGAACTCTCACGTGAG CTGGAGACACAAGTGGACAACGACTGCTGGGATCAGTTGATCCAGGTTCAGCTGTCGGGTTCGGGTGACTGGGCACCCT GTGACACCCAGAAGGTGGAGATCCcaagaggagagatggaggtggtTAAGGGCCAAATGGTGGTGCTGCACGCCTGGTACAGCCCCAGCTCGGACATTTCCAAAAACTCTGTCACTTGGCTTTTCGTGGGAAACGAAACCAAGCCG GTGATAAACTTCAGCTCAGGTGAGGTCGGGCACGGTCAGAACGAGTTCACCAAAAGAGTGGGCTTCAGTGTGGCCATGCCCTCAGCCAACCTCTCCATCTACATCAACAACACCCAGGAGTCTGACTCTGGACACTACGTCTGCAATGTCCTCATCCCGGGAGCTCCTGGCATTATCGGGGAGATGCGGCTAAATGTCAAAG TCTGCACCATGACGGGGAATCCAGTGGTGAAGGGCAACGTGACTCTGAGCTGCAAGTCCAGTCATGGAAAACCCGTCCCCCAGTACAAATGGACCAAGGCTGCGCCCATGTCCGAGGTCTTCTTCTCCCCAATGCAGA ATGAGAGACACGGCACCCTCAGGCTGAGCAACCTCACTAAAAGCATGTCAGGGAAGTACATCTGCCGAGCCAGCAACACCGCCGGCTCCGACAGCTGCTCCATTAACCTGGAGGTTATCACCT CTTCCAATGCAGGCATGATCGCAGCAGCTACACTGGGGTCGATAGTGGGACTGGTGGCCATGGCGCTCTTCCTCATATTCATACTGAGGAGGAGACGGGACACCGAGGAGGAGATAGCCAATGAGATCAA gGAGGATGCTCAGGCACCAAAGCGAGTGTCCTGGGCAAAGAGCAACACCGGCTCAGACATCGTGTCCAAGAACGGCACGCTGTCCTCCATAGCCACCAGTCCCCGACCCCGAGACCCCCACCAGCCGAACTTCCACTACCCATACTCCCCCACATCAGCATCAGACAGCTCGGTCATCAACGCCTACCAGCTGCGACCCGGAGAAGCCAACACGCTCCAGGGGCTCCCTGGTTACAACATTGGTGGCACCCCGTCGCGTAAACACAAGCGACCGCACAGCGCAAACGGGGGCCCTCCGCAGGTTCTGCGGAGCCCTGCGGTCGCTGTCCCCAACAGGACTGCGGGGGCTCAGCCTCAGGTGCCGCCCCCACTCACTGTATCCCCACAAATGAGCTCCTCCACTCTGACACGCATGGGAGCCGTCGCCGTCATGGTGCCTGCTCAAAGCCAAGCCGGCTCGCTGGTGTAG